The genomic region TTTTTATAACATTCAAAGAGAAAACACCGGAGCTCAACCGATTTATGATAAGTCGCTATAATCCAACGATATGAGACTTTCACAGTCATCTCgatatctgtatttatatttatatataacaaCTAGTCTGTCAGAGCTGAAACATGATGCTTACACAACTGTTCCTTGTCTCTCCCCCCTCTAGCCTGAAAATGATTCGCTACCTCATATCGATATTGGCATCGGGCACAAAAATCCACATCAGTCGGGCTCCAGAAAACACTGACTACAAACTGATGTCTACTCTGATTTTCATGCACGGGCTTTTTTTGAAACATCTTAACTGCTGATGTAAGGGAAGCTCCTATACCGTTTCTTGCAGTGTGATTGGATGCAGCTGTGGAACCATTGCGCAGAGCAGAGTGAGGGTGACATGCACACAGAGAGGACAGCacgacgaagaggaggaagtggaggaagaacTGTTCCCCCTCCcgagtcatcatcatcatctgtggACTGAGACAAACCAGTGAGTGAGCGAGAGAAGCCCTGTCTGCACAAAGAAGGAGAAGGTTAATAGCTGCACTCACATGACGACAACACGGTCACTTCTACATGATCGACAAAGACTATTTCTTCAGACTATGTTGTATAGTTGGATCATTCTCAGgttaaacacaaacagtaaCGATAAAACTTGATGATTCATTTATTCTAAACGtccataaaataacaaacacaagcacaaaccTTTGAGGCCAACGCCCGTGTCTTTGTTAAAAATCACTTTACAAGATTTAAGAGTGAAATAAGCTACAGGATTTAAAAATCGGGAATTTAAACTCTTCCTTCCACGTGACGTCAGTTTGCACAACGACAGTAAACTTCCCCCCTGtctgttttcacaataaaagcacagtctttttaagAATAGAAAATATCACCATAAAGTAACTCAATATATAAACAAAAGCAACatcttatttttatatatgaatCTCTCTAAAAATTCTAACTTGAAATTATAGATAATGTTCAATTAGTTGAGGCCGTTTTGTCTTCTCCTTTTTAGTTTGAATGGCTTAAATGTCCAACAGAGGACTACCAGTTAGGAGctacataacataacatattatatataacacATGTATATTATACATAACATTATATATTACAATTACACTATTGCATTTACATTGTGTGGCAAAAACAGATACTTGCCATacttttaatataataatacttaTTACATActttttacataacacacacacacacttagatcTACAATTGAAATGAACGCTTTAGCAATATTAATCATGTAACTGTTTGTCTTGTTtcattattacatttaataaaaagtGATGtagacaaaacaaaatatgaagTTCCAAATGTAAACCAAGTACAAATCAAGTGTTGAGCTCTCCAAGTTTGTACTTGTTCTACAGCTATAACTCCAATGGGAATGTCACACAAAAGCATAGTTAGCTTTCGGAGAAGATGTTATCCTGATAATGCTCTATGCACTTTTTCAATATTACTCTATAACTCTTTACTGTTTTTGTACAATGGACaataagaaaatgttttgtatatactctaaaaaaacaaagcacatcACACCCACGTTTCAATTTTTCTCCCCACCCACACTCCCGTCATTCATCTGCAGTCAATTGCATGCGCAACGAATGACTGCCCTTGTAAGGAATGATCAGATTCATGGTGACTTATAGTTTTCTCTCTTCCATTTGCTTTTCACATGATGATACAGGACACCCGGCTTTTCACGagcctcctctttcctctgccatttgtgtttttcttctctgcatcAGTGGGTTTTGGAAAACGTCTTGACCATTTGGCTCCATTCACACGTTGCCTCTCTTTCTGGCACCTACGCCTGTGAGAGGATATTTCTTGAGGTCAGTAGGAAATGTTTTCTCTGTGCTTCTGTGCAAACAAATGGTGCTTGAATACTTAAAACCCAAATCTGTGTGCTTTTACCAGCAGCTGACCAAATGTAGAATTATCAAAGGACATTATTATTGAGTCTTTGGGTTTTGCTTTTTTAATCAGGGTTATAGAAAAATTATATGTTGCGGATGTGAATCTGTGACCTGAGTGCCAAATGAGGACACAGTAGAAAGGAAAAATTGAATGATAAAGTTAATGAAAGGGCAGAAAGTAGGAGGGACATTGTGGAGCATCAGCAAACATGCTGTTCAGTGAATAAatgttgtcttgtgtgtgtccaAGAGCAAAGAAGGAACATATGATCCCACACCAAAAGAATGACAGTTTCAGCATTGCATTAAAGCCATATcttttattcagtagagaaccTCATAAGATACACCATTTCAGCAACATGGTTCTCTGTATGCACATACATGAAGGTCTTATTGATTTTTTGGTTGGTCCTCACccttttgtctgtgtttattagttatttCAAGGCTTCAATCAATTCATTGGACTTTGATGAAAACGAACAGTAAAGCTGCAAAATATTCACAATAAACTTATTTATTATCCTTTTTTAAAAGCCATTTATAGGGGTAAAAAggatattgaaatcaaattgaacttaaagttaaacaaatataaaaaaatcaaacaaactgaGCAGAAGGCACAAAGAGGCTTCGACCGAGagtaaatactgtacaatacCAATTTATCACTGACAAACTAACTTGGACTATAGTCTATGCAAGTATAAATTAATACATATAAATTATGGTAACATCAACatatcaaatcaacttacagaTATAAAAGAAGAGGAAGGTTATTGTCTGTTGGATTGCCAGCATTGCAGTGTCTTAAAACCTCATGGGTATTGTTTATTTCTGAACAACAGATCATTTCTGTACGGCTTGAAGGTCAAAGCACGACACTAATACTGCATTAATGTAGACAATGAATTGCAAAGGCACTGAGGATTCAAGTGAACAGTAAAAGTCACGTTATCAACAGTAAGTCACTTTGGGTCAGTGATCAGATCGTCCGGTTTATTCCAGCCATAGTAAATAGGTAGTCTTCATTTGCACTCAGTCTACAATTAAGTCAGTTATAAATCTATTATGACCATGGCAGTTATATCATGAAAAAAACTCTTAAGTAGCATTAAAGATAGATGTGGCATGAAGGTAATCAAACTGTTAAAGACATTAACATTTGGGCAGTGAGCTTTAACAACGCAAAATAACCGAACAAATATGGCCGTTACAGTCCTTCGAGGAAATGCCAATATCGATTTAACATTTCTTAATCAACCTTGAACTCGAAGTCAACAAACTCAGGGCAAACTCTGAAATCAATGTCGTTTTGATAAGAATTTGTGTTAATGCCAGGTCAAGTAATAGTTTAACCACTTAACCCCTACCTCTCGGTTCGTATCAACAACCCTGTCCTCCTGTGAACCAAAATGTCACCTATCCATTCAGAATGTAAGGCCACCATACAGAGCTTCGAGACATTTCTCCAATGTAAATTTGAGGCCGATGTAAAAAGTGTTCCTCTTTAACACAATATAAGCAGTAGGGAGCTGGATAAAATTCCTCAGCCTACACATGATGCAAATCCCGAATATTTCCATTCAATACACTTTCTTACATGATATACACAAGTTAAAAAGCATGTGCTAACAGGAGGAAATACTGCCCTGTTAACTGTGTCCTTATGAAAGCTCTAATAGACCCAACACGCCTCTGGTTGACTAGTTGAGGTACAGACTTCGAATTAGGAAACCTGTTTAAAACCTGACATGGTAACATTCAGACTGGCACTGTCACCATTACAGAGTAGGGAAACTCCCGATGGTGTACACTGCTTGTGACACGCAGGAAGATTATTTGAAAAAACTGACTGTAGAAAACAATAGATGCTGACGCTGCCCCTTTAACATCAAACCCGTCATTGCAACGGTGCACAGCTGACAAGACAGGAATGTGCTTTGGCTCGTGTCAGACATCACTGGTCACTTCTATGGCTTGTGAATGATAGTGATTAACCTTGGCTCGACCTTAGAAACGCTGTCCCACATGTGCTGcaccaaatataaaaaactcctgaaaatatttcttttgtcGGACAGATTCCAGGTTGAGGAGCTTTTACCCGCTCAAGGTCAACACTGTATGAGTGGAATGAAAAGACTGAAATCTCTTTGCTTACAGAAATATAATCTCATAATAtgcaaacacatttgaaaaaagattACTAGAAATATTTTTTCCCAAAACACATATAAAGAACATTTATATTTGGCCAGTTGTACAGGTATCAAACATATGTGggataacaacaaaaaatacagtAAGTACCTGCAGAGTAACAAAATCTCTCGCTCCAATACTGGGCAGcataaggagaaaaaaaacatattcattcTTCATAGTGACATAAAATCTTCAATTCAGCAAAGCGTACAGAAAATTAAATGTAACAATGCAAGCTGTTAAACTGAGCAGACCTGACCTCACATAAAGGGCAAAGGGTGTCGACGTTTAAAGGTTCTTTGTTATAATAATCCCATATGTTAAGGCTATTTATACATTTACTGcctcatgttgtttctctgaGCTTGGACTTTCCAGTTACTCTAAATGAGACATTCGATCCGTCTGTAATGCAGAACCAAGCCAAGCCCACACGTGCTTCAGCTTAAAAAAATGATGTCAGTTTAAAGGCACAGTGTAATCGATACTTTAAAGTagattatttccttaaaattTAGGCTGTGAATTAAATGTCCAATTCACTGGGATGGAATTACAGGAATCTATTTCGAATAGTCCTTTTTGTTGTCtaatcacttcttcttcacaAAGCCCCCCCCGGAATATGTGagagaaaaaatgaaatgatggcAAAGGATAAGAAAGATGAAAGAATTAAAAACATCGATGGAGCACTGTAGAAGAGAAGAGGCGCTTGACTTCAAACTTCAACAAGAGGAATCGTCTTCAGCGGTTTATAGATCCATTTTCAGCCCTGATTGGCAGGCGACAGATTGCATTTAAAGTCCCTCTTGGTCAGTTCAGGCATAAAACTCCTTGGTGGGCGCTTGGTGATAGGCTGTTGAGGAAACCTTGGTGTCTCCAAGGTCATAGCTACCTTCATCCTTCTTCTTCATGCGgtaggcgaggaggaggaggaggaaaactgCACAGAGGAATCCAACCACTCCGCATGCTATCACCGCTGGAGAGGACATAAAGAATATTCATATATCTTTTGATAATTTTAAGACATAAATTCATAAagtattcatcatcatcatcatcatcatcatcaatgaaGAGGAGTTTGTAAAATTCTGTCCTTACCTGCCAAAACGTCTGTCCTCTCCCACAAGTTCTCAGACGTCACCTCTTCAGGGGCAGGCAGCTCATTCGATGTGCCTCGCCCAGCGGCCCGAATTTCATTGTCATCCTCAACCTTGATCAAAACGTTTTCAGAACCCTCTTCGAAAATGTCCCAGGTAGTATCCAGACTGTTGTCCTCCTCTTTGGTTACACTTATGTCAATGCTGAACTCGGTTGTGGTGGTTTCAATGGGAGGCTTGTTGGAGGCGCTGGGGGCGATATGGTCCGTGGAGAAGTCGTGGTCCTCTTTTGGGAGAATAGCAGAGATCTGAGAGAACATATACTTTTGTTAAAAGCTTGATAAActgaaaaacagtaaaaaaaacatcatgtgGTTTTAAATACTTAACAGTTCTCAAAATTTAGACCACGAAATGGATCTTATTACACATTATGTAAAACTAAATGAGTccttgtttttagttttactgTTACACCTTCCAGAAGAAGTTAGTATTAACTTGTACTAAACTCCCATCATCATAAGTCAAAAAGTTTCCAATGGTGTATATTTGAGCTTTGAGTTAAGCAGATAAATACATGTAACAATATCCTAAAAAAATCATTGAAGATGCAGACCCTTTATTATTGATCATAACATCACTATGGTAAATGGTGGTTTGTTTTGGGACCCAATCCATTAAGATTGTGTAACGTGGAGATACAGagttaaataaaaggaaaagcaACCCTCTACCTTCTCTTCGCTGTTGTCTTCACCGCTGACTTGTATCAATATCCCTGCTGTGGTTGATGGGATGGGAGTAGAATCTGCTGTTGGCTCCGGCTGCACTGGAACGGTTTCATTGGAGACTGGGATCTTAGAGAAGTTGAGGAACCTCTCGAGTAACTTCTCTTTATCTGAGATGTCGATGAAAGCTGCGATAGAGGAACAGATTTTGGAGTAAATGCTCTGTTTGAACTCTACAAAGCAGTTCTTTAACATGTAGGAGGAATGCAACTCATGACTTTTATTACCTAAAATAATTTACCACATTATACCACATTTAAGGGGAAGCATACTAGGGTCACACTGAATGTTCTGAATGAACTGAATGTTCCAGCACATCATTCACAGTGGGTGTGGAAGTGAGTCATTCATAATAAAGAGAGACCGTATCTGTGGACTCCCAATAAAAGCCCACCTGATTCACCTCAGGACAAACATCTGGCACACAGTGAGGGCTTCTGTGTCTCAACTTACAGACACTTTTACAATAGCATTGCTCATTTCTGACATGTGTGACTGGGTTGATTGATGGTAGATTAGGAAAAACACAGTGAATGGAAAACTGTTGGGCTGCTTGTATGGAAATTTGAGGGCATTTGATTGGAGGGTTAGAGCAGACTAAAAGGGTTTGAATGTGTTAATTGATTAATGAACCCTCAATTCAGAACTGCATCTTACAACTGAAATTTAAAGTTGGAACAAAAACAGTTTCAATCATTAAAGATGTCAAGTAGAATGGcgctcagtagagtgcatacctctgccaacagTCCTCACAAATTCATCGGATCCAACTTTTTATTTAGAccagcaccaaattgcacaaactcataaatatcagtaccCCTAAACATGCCTTATTTTTAAACCAAGATtgaatgaattattctcagaaaTATCAAgggaaatgtcaaaaaatgaaCGATCTCGCAATGTtagaaaaagtgaaataaaactaCTACATCCTCCCCCCGCTCCGAATGTGCACCAAAacgggttctttcctgacttATACCACATCCTTCACCAACTTCTGTTATAATCTATCCAGTCGTTTCtcgcgtaatcctgctaactaaaagacaaacaaacgcagacgaaaaacataacctccttggcagaggtaaaaaactaaataattacAAAACAGGGACATTCGTTAGACTAGTCTCCTTACCATAGTCTCCAGATCCTGAGCCTGAGCCATCATCTTCTCTATCTTCGTCATCTATAGGGAGGTCGCCTGATGTCAGGCCCTCTAGGTACATGTCATCTGTCGTGGAAGCCGGGGACTGGGAGGAGACCAAAAGCTGGAGGGaagagaaatgacagaaaaacatttattactCATTTAAAtcaagaaagagagaaatactAACCAAGAAGAAGGTGAGGTGGAGACATAGATTCACCAAAATCTGTTTCATTCTCACTCGCAAAATTCCTTCCACTAATTGAAAACACGTGAGCATCTCTACGGTCTTGCAGCAAGACCATACCTCTCACAACCAGTAACCTAAGCTGGCCACATATGCCACAATGAGCATCCACTGGTTTCTGTGATTTTAACCATTGAGTGTATCCCATCCATAGTGTCACATGTACAGTAGACAGAGGCTTGTTTCCTGCTCATTTCACATGTTTGTGGCAGTAATTTGTGAAACTTCACAGAGCCAGACAGCGGAGATCTAAgcgtgtgtgaggaggaggaggaggagggagggggagagatagAGCAGTCTTCAAAAGACAACGCACAGACCAGacaagtggacacacacacacacacacggaaagaCTGGTTTATATCTTCCCACCAACCCAAGGACTCCACAAAGAGTGTGATGAAAACCAAAACCCTTCATGTCTCTTTGTTGAAAAGACCTGGTCATATAATAAAAACTTCAGCCAAAGAGATGAGGTACTCGAATAGATGAAGTTATTCATCGGCTTGATGAAATACGACTTTGTCTGAAGTTGAATAAAATGAGCTCCAATGACTTTAGACATAAGGTGATATAATGAACAGCTCAGCCAGACATGAACAACACATGAATCCGGTAAAACCAACTGATAAGGAGTCGGACAGACAGTGGACTTTACATAGATGTACAGTCTTTTCCTGGAGACTTTTGCGAACCTTAACCACCGACACAAACATAGACTTTTGACCCCTCTAGGACGAGCCGTCCCCAATTGACTGGTTCTTGTTCTGGAATTTGTCCCCAAAGGTAGCATATGATAGAAACGTGCGCACACACGCGGATGAATATGGCCCATTGAGAGCTGAAGTATGTCTGGTATGTATACTATGCCTCCACTAACACAggtgctgagagagggagaaaggggggGAAACTGGAGAAAGGGAAACgaaggggagagacagggacagtACTGTATTTTTCTGGTAATAAAACAGgtgctgaggacagaggagaagacgtgAGAAGGTGAACCCCTCTGTCCTGTGCTGCAATATATATGACCACAGAGACGTAAAGGTATAAATACATTCTTAAGGCATCTGTGCTCCCTCTCCAATACAACCTTTCAGTGGGCAGCAGTATCTGATGTGATTAATGGCATGACGGTCTTTCTGCACGTCATTTCTAATATTTCAAATTACATGATTAGACTGGAATGACAATGAGCCGGGAATCAGATGTTCTACAGATTTGAGATTTGTGTTCTTTATTCTGTAACTGCAGACCCAACACTTAAATTATGTTTCAACATATCAGCAAGCTACAGGTTTGTGTATTGTTGGGCTAATTAAACTAAATCAAAACTCAGGACAATCTACATTTCCACAATGGAGCCTGTGATATCTGAGGTTTGAGCTACCTGAGATGTAACAACATGTAAAGAGAGAACCCTTCGGAGACCAACCAGATGTTCACACAGTGGTGAAACAGGCCAAACAGAAAATCATCAACATAAATTTTCAAAAAAGGACGTTGAAGTCACATCATGGCGAAACTGACTGAAATAGCAGACGGGCTTCTCGCATTCCTACCATCTTCAGGCAGGGGATTACAAAAGCAGATGCTGGGCTtgtcacaacaaaaacacacagacacacacagtgttacaaCACACAAAGCCCAAACTGCTACAAATGTGATTACCATCTACTGTCTTTTAAGTAGTGCTGCCTTCGAATGGGGTCATGTTTACTATGTTCTCTTGAGCTATTCATGACCTCAGACTTAGGAATTTCCCCAGGTCACAAGTTGTGACGTGTTTGCcgacgttttttttaaatggtggaGGAAACGCAAGTACATTGGTCATTCGATTGTATTATATTGTAACTTTATACTTTGAATATGTATAATACATTAGAGTAAAAAGTATATATTAACAGTCTCATCTTTTCCATTAAGCCTTTGAATTTCCTGCATTACGTTCCATGTGTAAAAGTTTGCTAAATTACTACTAATAATGGTAATAATAGGTACACAGGTACATGACTTCACATGTGACATTCGAAGGTAGCATTTGTAACATTATACATATTTGACTCCCAGTTGGACATCACTGGTCTTGTGTGTCTGGGCTCTTGAACTGGAAGAAAGCATTTCAGCTCAGGTCTGTACTGACTGAATCGTCACAGAAAGGGAAGCACACCATGTACAAACTAAAAAGGATCGAGACTCCCTTATAAGGCAATGACATCCAACCCTACTGTGACCTCAGGTGGTGTTGAACAGAtggatttaaacacacacagcctcaacCCCTTACTACACTACTTTGAAAACTAAATCCCATACACAGGGACATCGGGCTCGGCCGTATGGTTGAAATCATTGTCACCATTAATACTGACATATTCCAGTATGAATGAATACACAAAATGGCAGATGTACACAAAGTCACTGGTGAAATAAACATCGTATAATCGtatgtttaatatattttgttatttcctAGATTTCAAACATGTTCAGTttacacagaaataaacagccCTCAAATTTGATTAACTGGAACAAGAGGAAGGTTTTTTTGGTTTGCTTGATAAATGTCTTGATCAAATGCTTCTGTATCAAAATGTTTATTgactaaatatgaataaatttaATCGACTATTTGATTAAACGCCGCTTTTCTCAAACACACGTACAATGTAACAAGTCAAATGAGAATCAGGCACAATCAGGCTCTGTGTCCATCCCCAGAGGTTATTACTGGGGGTTTACTGGAAGACTTGACTCAGTCACTCAGGGGTTACACACATCTGGAAAACATCCACATGACCATATagtgcacaaacacatccacactGTATATGACCATCTGGTATCCCGGTGCTCTGTCATAGCGAAGACAGTTTTTCTGGAAACCGCAAGGTCACAGCGTGAAAACACTGCAGAAATACAACAGGGAATCTgtaatcaacattttttttctttctgagtcTGCTGCACTGACACTTATTAAAGTTACGTATTTCCCAGATGAGCTAGAAGTCGGCCAGAGAGCAGCCGGGTCAAGAATGAGGTTGTGTAATCGCCAAAAGCACACAGAAGACCTGTCATCACATCGAGGAGAGCAGCAGGGCCGCACTGCGTTCGAGGGGGAGGATGTTTGACGAAGGCTGCGAGTCACACaacgcccccc from Pleuronectes platessa chromosome 10, fPlePla1.1, whole genome shotgun sequence harbors:
- the LOC128449219 gene encoding syndecan-2; this encodes MVRPLGVKMRNPWLLFLVALATGIISEKKLLVSSQSPASTTDDMYLEGLTSGDLPIDDEDREDDGSGSGSGDYAFIDISDKEKLLERFLNFSKIPVSNETVPVQPEPTADSTPIPSTTAGILIQVSGEDNSEEKISAILPKEDHDFSTDHIAPSASNKPPIETTTTEFSIDISVTKEEDNSLDTTWDIFEEGSENVLIKVEDDNEIRAAGRGTSNELPAPEEVTSENLWERTDVLAAVIACGVVGFLCAVFLLLLLAYRMKKKDEGSYDLGDTKVSSTAYHQAPTKEFYA